The Phycisphaerales bacterium AB-hyl4 genome has a window encoding:
- a CDS encoding UvrB/UvrC motif-containing protein, producing the protein MEIVKGKKIEQHLCDLHAAEEGMAVKAAHTPINELLTNFVKLHSGGTQTSTSELTCEECGLSFSKFRESSLMGCPSCYKSFEGPLSPLLERAHEGGSHHVGKVPRRAGAGEQRQAQLTRMRKKLNEAVTAEDYELAARLRDDIRRYEEQAE; encoded by the coding sequence GTGGAGATCGTCAAGGGCAAGAAAATCGAGCAGCACCTTTGCGACCTCCACGCCGCCGAGGAAGGCATGGCCGTCAAGGCCGCCCACACCCCGATCAACGAGCTGCTGACCAACTTCGTCAAGCTCCACAGCGGCGGCACGCAGACCAGCACCTCCGAACTGACCTGCGAAGAATGCGGGCTGAGCTTTTCCAAGTTTCGCGAAAGCAGCCTCATGGGTTGCCCCAGTTGCTACAAATCTTTCGAAGGACCCCTGAGCCCGCTGCTCGAACGCGCCCACGAAGGCGGCTCGCATCACGTCGGCAAAGTGCCCCGCCGCGCCGGCGCCGGCGAGCAGCGGCAGGCCCAGCTCACACGGATGCGCAAAAAGCTCAACGAAGCCGTCACCGCCGAGGACTACGAACTCGCAGCTCGGCTACGCGACGACATCCGCCGATATGAGGAGCAGGCGGAATGA
- a CDS encoding protein arginine kinase: MSIRQLTDHAGEWLRGAGPHSDIVISSRIRYARNLAGYPFVNRANRRQRFEVLDRCKQEIVSKRLADNVLWVDLPDSPSMDRQLLVERHLISRQHATAGDDIPRAVALDAAETFAIMVNEEDHLRVQVLRSGMQLAEAYDQIDRIDDVLEEKLDFAYSRRFGYLTACPTNLGTGIRVSVMLHLPALKLTGEIEKVRRASRDMHLAVRGLFGEGSEALGDLYQISNQTTLGKAEQEILADFEHTVVPQIIAYEQQARQALLKQRQAQLDDKVWRAWALLTNARVMGTDEVLQLLSHLRLGVNLGRIEKVDIRAINELFLLTQPAHLQKLSQQEMDAAERRIARAKLIRQRLEQATR; encoded by the coding sequence ATGAGCATCAGGCAGCTGACCGACCACGCCGGCGAATGGCTCCGCGGGGCAGGCCCGCATAGCGATATCGTCATCTCCAGCCGCATCCGCTACGCGCGCAACCTCGCGGGCTATCCGTTCGTCAACCGCGCCAACCGCCGCCAGCGCTTCGAAGTGCTCGACCGCTGCAAGCAGGAGATCGTCTCCAAACGCCTGGCCGACAACGTGCTCTGGGTCGACCTGCCCGACAGCCCGAGCATGGACCGCCAGCTGCTCGTCGAACGCCACCTCATCTCCCGCCAGCACGCCACCGCGGGCGACGACATCCCGCGCGCCGTCGCCCTCGACGCCGCCGAGACCTTCGCCATCATGGTCAACGAAGAAGACCACCTCCGCGTGCAAGTGCTCCGCTCCGGCATGCAGCTCGCCGAGGCGTACGACCAGATCGACCGCATCGACGATGTGCTCGAAGAAAAGCTCGACTTCGCCTACTCCCGCCGCTTCGGCTACCTCACCGCCTGCCCCACCAACCTCGGCACGGGCATCCGCGTCTCCGTCATGCTCCACCTGCCCGCGCTCAAGCTCACAGGCGAGATCGAAAAAGTCCGCCGAGCGTCGCGCGACATGCACCTCGCCGTCCGCGGCCTGTTCGGCGAAGGCTCCGAAGCGCTCGGCGACCTCTACCAGATCTCCAATCAAACCACGCTCGGCAAAGCCGAACAGGAAATCCTCGCCGACTTCGAGCACACCGTCGTCCCGCAGATCATCGCCTACGAACAGCAGGCCCGACAGGCCCTGCTCAAGCAGCGGCAAGCCCAGCTCGACGACAAAGTCTGGCGCGCGTGGGCCCTGCTGACCAACGCCCGCGTCATGGGCACGGACGAAGTGTTGCAACTGCTCAGCCACCTCCGCCTCGGCGTCAACCTCGGCCGCATCGAAAAGGTCGACATCCGCGCAATCAACGAACTGTTCCTGCTGACGCAGCCCGCGCATTTGCAGAAGTTGTCTCAACAGGAAATGGACGCCGCCGAACGCCGCATCGCCAGAGCGAAGCTCATCCGCCAACGCCTCGAACAAGCCACGCGGTAA
- a CDS encoding DinB family protein — MPNVIEDLKRSVFRLGDVDPLYGGPTLAEVVADIDADAALFRLNKHGHSIWEIVLHAAFWRCEVAHALSHGKIDRLARAPENWPALPQRPNEDAWRADRKLLDESERALQVALDGFAVSDWSAAPEAGGDWSLGQLAIGLIAHDAYHIGQVALLKKAAQTATRSH, encoded by the coding sequence ATGCCCAACGTAATCGAAGACTTGAAGCGGTCGGTGTTTCGACTGGGGGACGTCGACCCGCTCTATGGTGGGCCGACGCTGGCGGAAGTCGTTGCGGACATCGACGCTGATGCCGCATTGTTCCGCTTGAATAAGCACGGCCACTCGATCTGGGAAATCGTGCTTCACGCAGCATTCTGGCGGTGCGAAGTCGCTCACGCGCTGTCCCATGGCAAGATCGACAGGCTGGCGCGAGCGCCCGAGAACTGGCCGGCGCTGCCGCAGCGGCCGAATGAAGACGCCTGGCGTGCAGACCGTAAACTGCTCGATGAATCGGAGCGAGCATTGCAAGTCGCGCTGGATGGCTTCGCGGTGTCCGACTGGTCAGCCGCGCCCGAAGCGGGTGGGGATTGGTCCCTCGGACAACTCGCCATCGGCCTGATCGCTCACGACGCCTATCACATCGGCCAGGTCGCCCTCCTGAAGAAGGCGGCGCAGACGGCGACGCGATCGCATTGA
- a CDS encoding class I SAM-dependent methyltransferase — translation MMKMRESATSRCYDLWSKFYDYTFGALVHKRQIRALEELRPSPGDRVLDIGVGTGMTLRHYPDNIKVVGLDLSAGMLRKAVDKIRDDNLRHCQVIQADAMFPPFAEQSFDHIIISHTVSVVSDPPKLMRWAQRLVKPGGRVIVLNHFQSNNKPVALVEKVVNPICVKVGWRSDLSLEEALEGVDLKVLYRFKMSLVDLWQIVVLTDRESAESA, via the coding sequence ATGATGAAGATGCGCGAGTCGGCCACCAGTCGTTGCTACGACCTGTGGTCGAAATTTTACGACTACACGTTCGGCGCTTTGGTTCACAAACGCCAGATCCGCGCCCTGGAAGAGCTTCGCCCCAGCCCCGGCGACCGCGTGCTGGACATCGGCGTCGGCACGGGCATGACGCTTCGCCACTACCCGGACAACATCAAGGTCGTCGGCCTCGACCTCTCGGCCGGCATGCTGCGCAAAGCCGTCGACAAGATCCGTGACGACAACCTCCGCCACTGCCAGGTCATCCAGGCCGACGCGATGTTTCCCCCCTTTGCCGAGCAGAGCTTCGACCACATCATCATCAGCCACACGGTAAGCGTGGTCAGCGATCCGCCGAAGCTGATGCGCTGGGCCCAGCGGCTCGTCAAGCCCGGCGGGCGCGTCATCGTGCTCAACCACTTCCAGTCGAACAACAAGCCCGTCGCGCTGGTTGAAAAAGTGGTCAACCCCATCTGCGTCAAGGTCGGTTGGCGAAGCGACCTCTCGCTCGAAGAAGCATTGGAAGGCGTCGACCTGAAAGTGCTCTACCGCTTCAAGATGAGCCTGGTGGACTTGTGGCAGATCGTGGTGCTGACCGACCGCGAGTCGGCCGAGTCGGCATAG
- a CDS encoding TlpA family protein disulfide reductase: MLNRPMRCLTLLTMTCALVLVGCDRGELPDAPPPEPIAEPEAATASPTADAPADETDDADEADERKLPESLPEVELADLEALITETAERGQVLVIDFWATWCVPCVVMFPELHSGLKAMGDAVRPVTVTLDEPADEVKAMEFLAEHDALTDAYALVRTSEGQIAVVAGLGERWTDLVVPAILVYDRDGNLAGEFIDDSRVPPILERVQALAAADDEADDADDADDADDADETDEAQARAHQH, encoded by the coding sequence ATGCTGAACCGACCCATGCGGTGTTTGACCCTGCTGACGATGACGTGTGCCCTCGTGCTGGTCGGCTGCGACCGGGGCGAGTTGCCCGACGCGCCCCCGCCCGAGCCGATCGCCGAGCCGGAGGCCGCCACGGCGTCGCCCACGGCCGATGCCCCGGCCGACGAGACGGACGACGCGGATGAGGCGGACGAGCGCAAGCTGCCCGAGTCGCTGCCGGAGGTGGAGCTGGCCGACCTTGAAGCGTTGATTACCGAGACCGCCGAGCGGGGCCAGGTGCTGGTGATCGACTTCTGGGCGACCTGGTGCGTGCCCTGCGTGGTGATGTTCCCCGAGTTGCACAGCGGGCTCAAAGCGATGGGCGACGCCGTTCGCCCGGTGACGGTGACACTCGACGAGCCGGCGGACGAGGTGAAGGCGATGGAGTTTCTCGCTGAGCATGATGCGCTCACGGATGCGTACGCGCTCGTGCGGACGTCCGAGGGGCAAATCGCCGTGGTCGCCGGCCTGGGCGAGCGTTGGACTGACCTGGTCGTGCCGGCTATTTTGGTATACGACCGGGACGGCAACCTGGCCGGCGAGTTCATCGACGACAGCCGTGTGCCGCCGATCCTCGAACGCGTGCAGGCGTTGGCGGCAGCCGACGATGAAGCGGACGATGCGGATGACGCCGACGACGCCGACGACGCCGACGAAACAGACGAAGCCCAGGCCCGGGCTCACCAACACTGA
- a CDS encoding carbon-nitrogen family hydrolase, which yields MKLIACQYDIAWEDKPANHQRLSAWLRERRPEPGTLVLLPEMFATGFSMNVAKIAEGNGAAEGADRPSERWLAELAAELGVYLLAGVVNVGPDGRGRNQAVVFDPQGAQLARYAKLHPFSHAGEDDHFAGGDRLALFDWQGLKVAPVVCYDLRFPELFRHLTRAGAELFAVIANWPAARAHHWRPLLQARAIENQAFVVGLNRCGQDPNVPYSGQSVAYDPQGRAVAEAGEQPAMLDCDIDREVLTTFRAKFPALRDMRADLLGPRWPRVDGADRD from the coding sequence ATGAAGCTGATCGCATGCCAGTACGACATCGCGTGGGAGGACAAGCCAGCGAACCACCAGCGGCTGTCGGCCTGGCTGCGCGAGCGTCGGCCCGAGCCGGGCACGCTGGTGCTGCTGCCGGAGATGTTCGCGACCGGGTTCAGCATGAATGTCGCGAAGATCGCCGAGGGCAACGGGGCCGCCGAGGGGGCCGATCGGCCGAGCGAGCGGTGGCTGGCGGAGCTCGCCGCCGAGTTGGGCGTCTACCTGCTCGCCGGCGTGGTGAATGTCGGGCCCGACGGCCGAGGGCGGAACCAGGCAGTCGTGTTCGATCCGCAGGGCGCGCAGCTGGCCCGCTACGCGAAGCTGCACCCGTTTTCGCACGCCGGCGAAGACGACCATTTCGCAGGCGGCGATCGGCTGGCGCTGTTCGACTGGCAGGGATTAAAGGTCGCGCCGGTAGTCTGCTACGACCTGCGATTTCCCGAGCTGTTTCGACACCTCACGCGAGCCGGGGCGGAGCTGTTCGCGGTGATCGCCAACTGGCCCGCCGCGCGAGCGCACCACTGGCGGCCGCTGCTGCAGGCGCGTGCGATTGAAAACCAGGCGTTCGTGGTCGGCCTGAACCGCTGCGGGCAGGACCCGAACGTGCCTTACAGCGGGCAGAGCGTGGCGTACGACCCGCAGGGCCGAGCCGTGGCCGAGGCGGGTGAGCAGCCGGCGATGCTCGACTGCGACATCGACCGCGAGGTGCTCACCACGTTTCGTGCGAAGTTTCCCGCGCTGCGCGACATGCGGGCCGACCTGCTTGGCCCGCGCTGGCCGAGGGTTGATGGAGCCGATCGCGATTAA
- a CDS encoding NAD(P)/FAD-dependent oxidoreductase yields the protein MQTIRQRKVGLSAMQSEHVVIVGGGIVGLSAASFLKRKGARVTLLERDGFASSASTGNAGFIVLGHPPLPRPGLTSQALKMLFDPANPLYVPPRFDPALFRWLWQFRKACNEKQFHHSMEVLAEFGWIAGKAFDEIVNEAKLDCDYHRDGWLEIFETEKRFEHGRADADILKKHGYQFDELTGDEIRQQEPALRDNVVGAICYKDSGWADPGRCVAALAEHVKQQGVDIRVGAAVSRLVTSGDHAHGVELETGDMIEADQVVVAAGIWSQQLAQTVGLRVPMQAAKGYHINLAMPDVAPTRACLLAEAFVAVNPSCQGLRLAGTLEFSGINHNVVERRLNMLRINAARFLKGVDEAAELSTWCGLRPCTADGLPVIGRSPRIDNVIIATGHAMLGFGLGPGTGQLIAELVANEPPTMNLDAMSPARYA from the coding sequence ATGCAAACCATTAGACAGAGGAAGGTAGGCTTGTCAGCGATGCAATCAGAACATGTGGTCATCGTCGGCGGAGGCATCGTGGGCTTGAGCGCCGCCAGCTTCCTCAAGCGCAAAGGCGCTCGCGTCACATTGCTGGAGCGCGACGGGTTCGCCTCAAGCGCGTCCACCGGCAACGCCGGCTTCATCGTGCTCGGCCACCCGCCGCTGCCTCGGCCGGGCCTGACGAGTCAGGCGCTGAAGATGCTGTTCGACCCGGCCAACCCGCTCTACGTGCCGCCGCGCTTCGACCCGGCGCTGTTCCGCTGGCTGTGGCAGTTTCGAAAAGCGTGCAACGAAAAACAGTTTCATCATTCGATGGAAGTGCTCGCCGAGTTCGGCTGGATCGCGGGCAAGGCGTTCGATGAAATCGTCAATGAGGCGAAGCTCGACTGCGACTATCACCGCGACGGCTGGCTGGAAATCTTCGAAACCGAAAAGCGTTTCGAGCACGGCCGAGCCGACGCGGACATCCTCAAAAAGCACGGCTACCAGTTCGACGAACTCACCGGCGACGAGATCCGCCAGCAGGAACCGGCGCTGCGCGACAATGTGGTCGGCGCGATCTGCTACAAGGACAGCGGCTGGGCCGACCCGGGCCGATGCGTGGCCGCGCTGGCGGAGCATGTCAAGCAGCAGGGCGTCGACATTCGCGTCGGCGCTGCCGTGTCACGCCTGGTCACGTCAGGCGATCACGCGCACGGCGTCGAGTTGGAGACCGGCGACATGATCGAAGCCGACCAGGTCGTCGTCGCTGCGGGTATCTGGTCGCAGCAACTCGCCCAGACCGTCGGCCTGCGCGTGCCCATGCAGGCCGCCAAGGGCTATCACATCAACCTCGCCATGCCCGACGTCGCACCCACGCGCGCCTGCCTGCTGGCCGAGGCGTTCGTCGCGGTCAACCCCAGTTGCCAGGGCCTTCGCCTCGCGGGCACGCTGGAGTTTTCCGGCATCAATCACAACGTCGTCGAGCGTCGGCTGAACATGCTGCGCATCAACGCAGCGCGGTTTCTCAAAGGCGTCGACGAAGCGGCGGAACTGTCGACATGGTGCGGCCTGCGCCCGTGCACAGCCGACGGGTTGCCCGTCATCGGCCGATCGCCGCGCATCGACAATGTCATCATCGCCACCGGCCACGCCATGCTCGGCTTCGGCCTCGGGCCCGGCACGGGGCAACTCATCGCGGAACTCGTCGCCAACGAACCGCCGACCATGAACCTCGACGCGATGAGCCCGGCCCGCTATGCATAA
- a CDS encoding aminotransferase class IV, whose protein sequence is MNATSPATLVYLNGEFLPYDQASLSIDDRGTLFSDGVYEVLEYFAGRPFAMQQHVDRLKYSLAGICIDPPSVVDELPAISDELIRRNDMPDARVYWQVTRGPAPRNHLPPSDPTPTVLVTTTPTQPLSSNPPARQWKAITHEDLRWKRCCYKTLMLLPNTLAKQQAKRDGCQEAILHQGVAVTEGGSTNVFVVRDGELWTHPANEAILRGITRDLVIDYARAMDLTVHETAVTLDELRQADEVFVTGTTTHVTAITHIDGHPIQLGEVGPVTASLHDAYEQQLMQACCTAGQTSPHA, encoded by the coding sequence ATGAACGCCACATCGCCCGCCACGCTCGTGTATCTCAACGGTGAGTTTTTGCCTTACGATCAGGCGTCGCTTTCGATTGACGATCGGGGCACGTTGTTCAGCGATGGCGTTTACGAAGTGCTCGAATATTTCGCCGGCCGACCGTTCGCCATGCAGCAGCATGTCGATCGCTTGAAGTATTCGCTCGCAGGCATCTGCATCGACCCGCCGAGCGTGGTCGACGAGTTGCCAGCGATCAGCGACGAACTGATCCGCCGCAATGACATGCCCGACGCGCGGGTGTACTGGCAGGTCACGCGCGGCCCCGCGCCGCGCAACCACCTTCCGCCGAGCGACCCCACGCCCACCGTGCTCGTCACCACCACACCGACGCAGCCGCTGTCGAGCAACCCACCCGCCCGGCAATGGAAAGCCATCACACACGAAGACCTGCGCTGGAAGCGATGCTGCTACAAGACGCTCATGCTGCTGCCCAACACGCTTGCGAAGCAGCAGGCGAAGCGCGACGGTTGCCAGGAAGCCATCCTCCACCAGGGCGTGGCCGTGACGGAAGGCGGCTCGACCAACGTCTTCGTCGTCCGCGACGGCGAACTGTGGACGCACCCGGCCAACGAAGCGATCCTTCGCGGCATCACCCGCGACCTCGTGATCGATTACGCCCGCGCGATGGATCTCACCGTGCACGAAACGGCTGTGACCCTCGATGAGCTTCGGCAGGCCGACGAGGTGTTCGTCACCGGCACGACGACGCACGTCACCGCCATCACGCACATTGACGGCCACCCGATTCAACTCGGCGAAGTCGGCCCCGTCACCGCCAGCCTGCACGACGCGTACGAACAGCAGTTGATGCAGGCCTGTTGCACCGCCGGGCAAACGTCGCCTCACGCCTGA
- the guaA gene encoding glutamine-hydrolyzing GMP synthase, translated as MTTSAPASAAIDAILADLPPGVQGQVVPIVDFGSQYVQLIARRVREAGVYSMLVGPNITVEQLKALNPRGIILSGGPSSVYEENAPTCDPKLFDLGVPVLGICYGMQVACQLLGAQIKNATAREYGRAQLRIENDADLLHGIPANTSVWMSHGDQVVALPEDFEPLATTPTCPYAAVRHKQHKFYGVQFHPEVTHTPHGHDILGNFLFNICQCKGNWHMADFLEAESNRIRNIVGDKHVICGLSGGVDSSVVAALLHKAIGDQLTCIFVDNGLLRKGERELVEQTFRDHFEIDLRVIDAADDFLNDLEGIEDPQEKRRRIGHRFIEVFKQTAAEIKSEIQNSKSDIQFLAQGTLYPDVIESGQGYSGAAANIKLHHNVGGLPEELGFDLIEPLRALFKDEARKLGEVLGLPDAIVWRHPFPGPGLAVRVLGAITRDKLDLLRDADEILLEEIVANNLYRRTAQVFVVLLPVKSVGVMGDGRTYDSVAAVRAVESQDFMTADWARIPYDVLATISNRIINEVRGINRVVYDISSKPPATIEWE; from the coding sequence ATGACCACCAGCGCCCCAGCTTCCGCCGCGATCGACGCCATCCTCGCCGACCTTCCGCCCGGCGTGCAGGGCCAGGTCGTCCCCATCGTCGACTTCGGCTCGCAGTACGTCCAGCTCATCGCCCGACGCGTCCGCGAAGCTGGCGTCTACAGCATGCTCGTCGGACCCAACATCACCGTCGAACAGCTCAAAGCCCTCAACCCCCGCGGCATCATCCTCTCCGGCGGACCGTCCAGCGTCTACGAAGAAAACGCCCCAACCTGCGACCCCAAACTCTTCGACCTCGGCGTCCCCGTCCTCGGCATCTGCTACGGCATGCAGGTCGCCTGCCAACTGCTCGGCGCGCAAATCAAAAACGCCACCGCCCGCGAGTATGGCCGCGCCCAGCTCCGCATCGAAAACGACGCCGACCTCCTCCACGGCATCCCCGCCAACACCAGCGTCTGGATGTCCCACGGCGATCAGGTCGTCGCACTCCCCGAAGACTTCGAACCCCTCGCCACCACACCCACCTGCCCCTACGCCGCTGTCCGACACAAACAACACAAGTTCTACGGCGTGCAGTTCCACCCGGAAGTCACACACACGCCGCATGGCCATGACATCCTCGGCAACTTCCTGTTCAACATCTGCCAGTGCAAGGGCAACTGGCACATGGCCGACTTCCTCGAAGCCGAGAGCAACCGCATCCGCAACATCGTCGGCGACAAGCACGTGATCTGCGGCCTCTCCGGCGGCGTCGACTCCTCCGTCGTCGCAGCGCTGCTGCACAAAGCCATCGGCGATCAACTGACCTGCATCTTCGTCGACAACGGCCTGCTGCGCAAAGGCGAACGCGAACTCGTCGAGCAAACCTTCCGCGATCACTTTGAAATCGACCTCCGCGTCATCGACGCTGCCGACGACTTCTTGAACGACCTCGAAGGCATCGAAGACCCGCAGGAAAAACGCCGACGCATCGGCCACCGCTTCATCGAAGTCTTCAAACAAACCGCCGCCGAAATCAAATCCGAAATCCAAAATTCGAAGTCCGACATTCAGTTCCTCGCCCAGGGCACGCTCTACCCCGACGTCATCGAGTCCGGCCAGGGCTACTCCGGCGCCGCCGCCAACATCAAACTCCACCACAACGTCGGCGGCCTGCCCGAAGAGCTCGGCTTCGACCTGATCGAACCGCTGCGCGCCCTGTTCAAAGACGAAGCCCGCAAGCTCGGCGAAGTGCTCGGCCTGCCGGACGCCATCGTCTGGCGACACCCGTTCCCCGGCCCCGGCCTGGCGGTGCGCGTGCTCGGTGCGATCACCCGCGACAAGCTCGACCTGCTCCGCGACGCCGACGAAATCCTGCTCGAAGAGATCGTCGCCAACAATCTCTATCGCCGAACCGCGCAGGTGTTCGTCGTCCTCTTGCCGGTCAAGTCGGTCGGCGTGATGGGTGATGGCCGAACGTATGACAGCGTCGCTGCTGTGCGTGCCGTGGAAAGCCAGGACTTCATGACCGCCGACTGGGCCCGCATCCCCTACGACGTGCTCGCGACGATCAGCAATCGCATCATCAACGAAGTGCGCGGCATCAACCGCGTCGTCTATGATATTTCCAGCAAGCCGCCCGCCACGATTGAGTGGGAATAA
- a CDS encoding LuxR C-terminal-related transcriptional regulator: MVRLLGKVAGMTGPLPERRTALAEEMCDLVDADFWMWVHTHLPQGSQRPTAFNVLHGRMSERQLVVFYENSYEPELQTPEMAPLLKLMRRGKPFTRRRSQMIDDRAWYDSPHVRLVRKPAGIDDFIFSLYPLGDDCWSAFGFHRTYGRPVFTPEQARMIHIIASEIPWLHHHQPPENANTLLPALTPRLCTVMGLLIEGYNRKQIANQLSLSEHTVRGYISDVYRHFKVRSHVELIQRFAQGNGQDITPPT, from the coding sequence ATGGTTCGTTTACTGGGGAAAGTGGCGGGGATGACCGGCCCGCTGCCCGAGCGTCGCACCGCGCTGGCCGAAGAGATGTGCGACCTCGTCGACGCCGACTTCTGGATGTGGGTTCACACCCACTTACCCCAAGGTAGCCAACGGCCGACCGCGTTCAACGTGTTGCACGGCCGAATGAGCGAACGCCAACTCGTAGTCTTCTACGAAAACAGCTACGAACCCGAGCTGCAAACGCCGGAGATGGCTCCGCTCCTGAAGCTCATGCGCCGCGGCAAGCCCTTCACCCGCCGCCGATCGCAGATGATCGACGACCGCGCCTGGTACGACTCCCCCCACGTGCGACTCGTCCGCAAGCCGGCGGGCATCGACGACTTCATCTTCTCGCTCTACCCGCTCGGCGATGACTGCTGGAGCGCCTTCGGCTTCCACCGCACCTACGGCCGACCGGTCTTCACCCCCGAACAGGCACGCATGATCCACATCATCGCGTCCGAAATCCCCTGGCTGCATCACCACCAACCCCCCGAAAACGCCAACACCCTCCTGCCCGCCCTCACCCCTCGGCTGTGCACCGTCATGGGCCTGCTCATCGAAGGCTACAACCGCAAGCAGATCGCCAACCAGCTTTCCCTCAGCGAGCACACCGTCCGCGGCTACATCAGCGACGTCTACCGCCACTTCAAAGTCCGCTCCCACGTCGAACTCATCCAGCGTTTCGCCCAGGGCAACGGCCAGGACATCACCCCACCTACCTGA